Below is a window of Deltaproteobacteria bacterium DNA.
TGAGCAAGAGCTGTGGCTGCGATCTGAAGATCTGCATCCGGAACGATCATCCCCTCTTCTTCAAGTTGAGCCCGAATCCGGCCAGAAACCTTTGCTATGGCAGTGTCGTAGGCCAATACCGTGACAGAGGGGAGAATACGCTGCTCTATATTGGTGATATGTCGATCCCGTGCTTGGGAGCGATAAGCGCCTTTGTACAATTCACCAATGACCACGGCACTGGTGAACTGCTCTTCGCGGGGAATATTTCTGAGCCAATGGACATAGCGCTTGGCAGGCAGGGGCCGCAAGAGCTCTGAAATCGCATCCGTATCAAAGAGAAAGGCCATGGTCAGGGCTCAAGGGTCAGAACATCGCGCTGCCCGTGACGAGGGGACGCGTCCAGGATCGCAGCCAATTCCTCAGAGTCTTCCCAGCCGCCTGCAATTCCAGCAAGCCCGGTTTCCGGGCCTGCTTTCTTGATGTCTTTTAGGTGTTCCAGGTCTGAAGGGCGGACCAGTGCGGCAACCGGCCTCCCGTGCCGGGTAATCACCACGGGTGTACCCGTTTCAACTTGCCTGATGCACTCTGAAAACGTGGCTTTTGCTTCAACGAGTGAAATACTTTTGTCCATAATCATCCTCCATTTTCAATCATTATGGTCATTATGACCAGAATGTCAAGCTGAGAGAGGTGGGACAGGCCGCAAGAAAGACCCTCTATGACTCGGTCGTTACCACGTCCCTACCTGTCGGTTCCGCATCGCGGCTTCATGCCTAGCAGTCTGTCGGCCTTAGAGCCCTAATTTGGTGCTGACGCTGGACTCATTTTTCTGACTGGGCGATTCCAGCGGTTAGGTCGTTATGCCCAAAGGCTCTTAACCCCGGCTATTGGCATATGATGCTTGATTGAGGCTATAATCTTGCCCCTATTATTGCCTAATATTTCTTGTTCTTTGATATTACGGTGAACTTAAGGCATACAGCCTCTTGATGTTGTACGCAAGGCAGACCAGGTCCCATTCTCCCGCAACCCGATCGAGACCCCGCAGAAGGAACTGACGGAAG
It encodes the following:
- a CDS encoding type II toxin-antitoxin system Phd/YefM family antitoxin, which encodes MDKSISLVEAKATFSECIRQVETGTPVVITRHGRPVAALVRPSDLEHLKDIKKAGPETGLAGIAGGWEDSEELAAILDASPRHGQRDVLTLEP
- a CDS encoding type II toxin-antitoxin system VapC family toxin; its protein translation is MAFLFDTDAISELLRPLPAKRYVHWLRNIPREEQFTSAVVIGELYKGAYRSQARDRHITNIEQRILPSVTVLAYDTAIAKVSGRIRAQLEEEGMIVPDADLQIAATALAHGLELVTGNTRHFSRITGLKINTVLADSRNRS